The genome window CAGCATGTCGTGCTTagctatttttaataagtaCGCTATCCAGCTGAGTTTATTTTCGAAATACAAGCCTCAATTATTTACGAAGCAGACACCCACCTGCTGGGCTGGTCTAAATGATAGGCTACCTTGCCATATGGCCATCGAACAATCTGTGAAACCACTGGTCGGTATTTGGCCTCTATTTCGTGATATCTGCGATAAGCATACACATATCCAACTGCCGCATTTGTCATGCCACCAACTAACATACATACGTCACAGTTCCAGTGATTAACTATGATAAGAGACTGCGATGCGTGATAGTATAGCTTCGTTTAATTGAATGTAACTGAGCTTTTGAAGTTTGTAAAATGCTCACAAATGTTACGGCTCACACGGGCTTAATTCCAAGTACTGTCAGTTCGATGATTTGTTGGCCAGCAATTGATAAGCAAATTGATTATCACTCCATCAAACGGTCATGATTATGACTTTGGTTTCATTCCATTTTTATGATGACACTGTCTTTGACTTGGCAACTAGATAGCATACGATATtgaattcttttttcttttatatctTAAATCCTCTCTTTGATATTGCCTAATTTTATGTATAACATTTGCTTATTTAGGAAACTTTAATAGTTTAGTATCATTTGTTAGAATAACAATTGTATCTgttttttatagatttttgaattttttatagCTTTTATAGCATAAGcaatcaaatataaatgtgttaaatattatttgcacaatttcTGATCGtaaattttgacaattttatgGCTTCTCAGATGCTGTGTCTGGGATTTACCTGGCTaaagttgttttgtttctgtttaGTGTGGCAATTAAGCCAATTGCAATGCCATAAACGCATCGTCAATTTTTCTCCACTAGATTTTTCGATTATAGCTTCTGAAGCGAAAAGCTAAAAATAGTTGCGAATGAAACAAGAATAAATCGTGTActgattttgttttgaatttccTTTCATAATACTTTCATGGTCATCCATCAACCGGatacgaatgtgtgtgtgtgtgtgcactcgGGCAGAATATACGGTAATTATCTCAATTGCTCTTAACTTTTTGATAGCCAATTATTAACCAGTTAACTTTACCTCTTTTCTCTACACAGTGCTCTTTCATACCCAAATTAAATGTGCTAATCAAGACAAAATATGAGAACAACAGTGGCACTACTGAAAACGTAAATATATCGTATTTTATAAGTTATCTGAATTAGCTAAATGTTGGCATTATCATTTACAGTGTCTGGATCTCAGTGAGGAGGATATAAAGGTGCGTACAGTTGATCACGTGGACATTGCATTTGATGAACTCAATGGCAAGCACTACAAACGCGAAGAGGATCCCAAGTTCTTCAAGTCCTTAAAGACAAGTAAGttcaattataattcaattgcaaCTAAAAGTATAGTAATTGAATCCCGTTTTTTTTAGATCGCGGTCCACTTATTGAAGGCTGGCGTGAAACTGACACGCCAATCATGTGTTCCTATAAGGTAGTTAATGCCAGCTTTGAGGTCTGGGGTCTGCAGACCAAAGTGGAAGACTTCATACAGCGTGGAATACGCGATATTCTGCTGCTGGGCCATCGCCAGGCCTTTGCTTGGATCGACGAGTGGCACGGCATGACGCTGGAGGATGTACGCACCTATGAGAAACAAAAGCAGGCAGAGACCAACGAGAAAGTCCAGGCCACTGCCGACAATGGCAGCACAACGCCAACAAAAGATGGTGACGCTTAGACCGATTTTCAACGTTGGATTAATAAACTCTTGTGAATGTTATACCAAAATGAATCTGCCCAAGAGGCTAGGCAGACAGTTTGTACCTTCAGCTCTGTAATGTTGTTAATGTTATAGTGCACAAAAGCGTCGAGCTTACAAATTAAGTCAAAGCCATATGAACGCATTTTAAATGGTCCAACTAAGCTCAAGAATTTGAAACTGCCTCGCAGCAACAGACACAAATCTACCTaaacatatgcatatacaatatatttaaatatgtatgtatacataactatatatatatatatatattagtactcgaaaccaaaacacaaattaCTAATTAGACAATTAAGCACTATGCTAAATTATAGTCAAAACCTAAAATATCGATGTCCATGTCggtgtatatttatatatgaatgtatgtggAGCACAAGTTTTTGTTAACTATATTCTTTAGTTATACATGTACCATGTATGTATGGGGCTTTACTTCGATgtacaaatacaaaagataCTTGATTCAACAAAGTTTGCAATTGTATAAATTTCAACTATCGACACACAACATGGCATAAAATCTTTTCAAATCACAACTATGAGCAATCAAGCTCCATGTTGAGTTcagtttttattgttaaatgcaaaataaaaacgattTGAATGCGTGCGTCGTCGAAGCGATCAATGGTCGAACATTTTCTAGCTGTCCTAAATAGCGCACACACCGCTCCGTTGTTGATGCTTATCAGAGAGAGAAAattagagagcgagagagtctAAATCTTACCTACAAACAGCTGTTCCCACTGACAACAACGTTCTCTTGGCTCACACGCACAACAGCGAATAACAGCTGGTCAGCTGATTTGAGTGTGCGATCTTCGGAAGCCGCCAAAAACATGACAGCGTTTCGCAGTTGCGCCTCATTTGAACTTCAAACGCGAGAAAAGTAGCACAGACCGCCGGGAGATACGGATGCAAAGCTGTTAAATccagtaaaaaaatatatatacaaaaaaaatgtgaaataaaattgaaaaaatatgtgcatatatattgtatgtaattAAAACACAGCAAGAGtcggcaacaaaaataataatattccaaATCATAATCATAACAACAAGAATATGTATcacaaagcaaaggcaaagcaagtgtgtgtgtttagttgCCGGTGCTGATCGATGCTCTCAACAATACTATTACAACATCGTatgaaaattcaaaacaaaagccaaatgtGATCCAGAAACCTGACAAACACTCGGAAATTGCTTAGCTATTAATAGTGCGCCGTGATTGTTGTTTTCGCTCAGAATGGCAATGAGCTATCGAAGAAGTGTATTTATTAATGGAAATTCATTTGTGAGTTCTCTCTGCTTGCTGTTGGCTATTTTCGGAAGGTGCgcaaaaaattaatcaaaaaaacaGTTAACGTTTTTTCGGTATTGTTTATCAACCACGAAGTTTAAATTTGGTGCGCCTAGATTACGTATACGgaacgtatacgcaatatttgGATGCGTTGAGTGCTTCGTTATCATCGAGTGGCCACATCTGTCTCTCCTACACACTACAATAccctatcctatcctatcctattAATGCGGACAAACCCCAACCGATTTGTTCCACTGTCAATACTTAACTCATTCATAAATCAATCTGTTCGCTTTTTTATCAaagcacaacaataaaaagccTCAAATTGGCTTATCGTGAGAGCCAAGTTATGTTTGCGCATAGTACTACGAaaaatatgtgcatatattaTTTAGGCTTAACTCGAAATCTCTGACTACCCCAATAACATTTTGGGATTTTGCCTTTTGTATAATACAGTGATAGTCAATGTACCATTGACCCTTAGTATGAATACAAGATAAAGTGatgtaaaaatatgtaaatgttattaaattaaatatttaaaaaaaaatttcattttatttttaatggtttAACTAAGTTTTGATGAATATATAACAAGCTGAAGACTCAGCTTTATACCCtagcaaattaaatacattttgtgtaGGTGCTTAAAGCATCATCAAGCATTGCGGTAGCCAAAAATAATCTATTTTTTCTAAACTTTTTGACAACTCTCTGCTCATATGCTAACGTATTACGTTACTAACTAATTGCAGTAATTTCTTGCTTCAATGAACTAACAAAGCTTGTTTTTTAGAGTCTCTTACTATCTGGAAACTGTCATCTGACACATAAGATTGTTGTGAAactaacaatttaattgcagaTAAAATTTGATGTGTTTGCCAAGATTATCTCTCTGtgtgatttatatttatcatatACACATAACAAAATTTACGTGAATACATGGCACATAACTACCGTGATACTTTTTTACTGCAAGAAGTCAGTAAAATTCTTCGTTATTTtctgccaacaaaaaaataactgcACTTCAAGCtctaaatttattgttattattaccAAATTGATAAGCAAATTCGAGTGGGGGACAGAAAATAGAGGAAGAGATAAATGAGAGAACACGCAAAACgctaaaaaagaaatagattTACCGGTTCTTGATTGCTTTATTATCAACTATCGATTGACggaaaataatagaataaatatactatgcTTCCAATGAAAGAGCGGCAAGTGCTGTCAATTaccttttcaattaatttagatttatttaaatattatagtaCTGTACAAGTTCACAAAATAGAATTGACAGATCTATTGGTATTctataaattaatgttaaaatatttgaagtaaTTGGCCTGCAATATTtggtttcatttgtttttttttttttatagtaaaaATTTAGATTTTTAGAAATTAGAATTATCCAAAATTGGGAAAGCTTTTAATGCGGTAATTAGAAGTTGTTAAATTTCCTAAGGTTTCAATCATACTAAATTTACCACAAACTAACTGTAGATCTTAACAAATAAGAGATTGATTTTCTCACTACTTTTGGCCATAATTTAGTTCAGTTGTGTGGCACGTTTTACTTTAGTAATTTGAATTGTACTCACAGCTTTGCTACTCAACGAAATAAcactcatacgccatgtgaataaatatttattcttcaCAATCTGGTCAttcagctaaaaaaaaaaaaaaataatataattgaataactTAGTGTTAgcaattttgtaaatttgaaaataaatattttcgtgCATATTAATTTGCGTTcgttttttcgcttttttgttttctatttgaatgttgttaattttaaCACTTGAGCCAGAAAACATACGACGAAAAGTTGCTAATTGtaactaaataatattcagaggccaacaaaaatgtattgcgCACAAGTcgtaaatgtttaaattttaatggtAAATATTGGCAAAAGAGAGGAGCCAGGAAAAGTGCAAAGATTAACTTGATTTAAGTAAATTGACTTGAAATTCCGAACATCTTTCATTTCGATATATCTAAAATTAATTGTTGTAAGTGAATAACAAAGCccatttcatattatttaatttctgaATTATTTTTACCTAAATAAAGCCACTTCCCTTCCACGAATCGTATCATTGAATTGTATGACTTGCTTGTCAATCGTTTCTCAATTGTGTCGGCTTTGTTTTCTCTATTCCGATTCTGATTCCGATTCTCTACATGTCACAAATTGATCTAGCAATGTGCTAAGTGGCTTCATCATTATTATCGTTGTGGTcgacatcgtcatcatcatgtGATATGGCTGCCAGAGTCGGGCTTCGTTTTGTTGGTATTCTCACTTAGTACCTTAGCCCTGTGCTACTGTCTGAGCTTCCAGTTATTTACACTCCAAGCTACTCATCTATATGgctatttatgtatttgtcaAATCGGATTGACTCGAAGTGCCAAACAGCGACACAAGGCAATTATTTTTTCGACACGCGTCAAATGCTGTCGAATTTCAGCcactcaaaaaaataaataaataaagagtaGCACAAtcaaataaactgaattcactGACGACATCTGACAACTGCTTATCGTAATCATATgccatataaaaaaaaagagaataaataattaaagttttgTCCCtgtgtctgtctgactgtttGCCATAAAACGCAGCCAGAACAGCGCCATAAACATTCAGCGCTATCATCTGTCTAACTCTTTCATTGTTCCCCTAGTACAGACTACCTTACATACTGATTACCACACACTTAGGCCAACTCTCATTGCCCAAAAATAGATTTGGCCGCAAATAAAGTCAGCTAAATGCTGCTCTAATTGCGCAGATCAACAGTAGCTTATActtattttggaaaattacTCATACGTCTATTTGTACAGCTTTGCGGTTGGCGATGCGAATGCGGATTTAGATGCTGGGCAGCAGTCATTGACACTTACAACTCCCATCTCTGACACAACAACGAGCACATCTCAAATCATTCCAAAGCGAGTCTCTAACAGCTGTGCAAACTGGGAAAATGAGCCTGTGGCCACGGATGGGAATTGTACGCGGTTGGCGCAGCCGGGATTAATCCGTTGCCATGGCGGAATGAACAATCTTCAGAGGCTcaagtaaaagaaaagaaaaagaaaagaaattggCTATCCCAATTaaaccgaaaaaaatacaaaactctTATGTGGTTAATACTAAGAGTACCActtaaaaaagaatttgttgaattacaacaaaattattttgataCTCAAATTGGCTTCttcttttaatataatttatatgagACTCAATAAATGCTATGAATCAAGACTTACTCTACTATTTAGTAATATACAAACGTTAGTTCGCTTCATAGAAGATTCCAACATAATCACATAAAATGAGCGTATTCGCATGCGTCAAAAAGTGATGTCGCTTTGGACGCGAAATTTGTAGGCACCAAATTCTTagtatatatgcatatgttacatatatctgatatattttgtaatctatgtAGATCGATTTcccaaatatagcctttggtaaattttcacatttttcagtatattattttgagatattttaaaaataatactgcaccgtctgattttattgaaaatgaatagcgggtatctcttgctttcttacttgtttttaatgtaCATTTCACTtacgaaaatataaacaagtaagctacagtcgagtgagatcgactgtgagatacccgctacccattctgagtaaaagcaaaatagtgctaaaccacaaaaaatactaggaatataccaaatggtatatttgatttaatgaaatagtactatatttaaaataaaccatagagtgcaaaatataccagattgtcaggcAAAGAAACATACAAaggtatttcttaaataacttttatctgatcgcatccaaattttcttaaatactatactatagttattattctATGCACCAAAAATTTCCGTTACCAAATTACGCTTACTATTagaattttgttgattttcggGCGAGGGTGGCcaatatttgaaacaaactcgatttgcgtgcaaatataacaaatgctatcaaaaattataaattatagctctatctctaaTAGTATGTATTTTCTATAAGGTTGGAAAGGTTTGCTGAAACGCAAATTCTTTgtcatcattttcatttgtataaCACTTTAGCAAATAGGCGCCAGATAATAACGAAAGCTTTTCTCAACAACTCCTTCATTTCTTGCAGCTCCAAGCATGGCAAACTGTTGCCAGTCAGGCAGCTTCTACTCTGTGGCCTGCCACAAGCGGCATTTAATCGGCTCGGCGAGCTGCAACGATTTCCACAGCTGCGCTCGCTAACCATCGAGTATGGCGACTTTACGGAGTTGACATTCGACTTTCCGGAAATGTTTCATCTGCAGGCCATCAACATTTCCTGGACGAATCTCACGCATATTTCGTCGCGCACTTTCAAGCGTCTACACACATTGAAGATATTGGATTTGCGCTGGAATCAACTGATTCAGCTGGAGGGACCACTGATCTTGCCGCACACATTCCAGCAGCTCTATCTAGCCGGCAATCCATGGAACTGCACCCGTAACTTCAAGTGGTTGTTACTGCAACCGGATAAGGGTCGTCTGGTTGCAGACAGAGACGAACTCATATGCACCGATGGCAAGTACAAAGAGCTGCAAATGATGCTCGTCATGCACTATAAAGTGGTGAGTATGCTACCAAATGTAGCTTGAGTTCAATACGATTAAAGTGCATTTCAGACAGTAAGAAAAGAGTGCGAATCTCATGAGGAACTGCGGAACTGCACCTGCTTGATGACCTACATGCATAAGACGTACACACCTCACTACACGATCATCTGCTCCAATCTGCAGTTCAACCGCTTGCCATCCTATCTCCCCGTGAACACATCCTCATTGTACATTAATGATAATCTAGTAAGTACAAATATTAGAAGTTATTGAACAACTTAACTCTTCGGATCTGAAATGCTTTTGGTGTATTTTTCActctatatattttggtatattttaaacgtaatagtatatctatatactaaatatatatatatacagtcagcgccacaaaaaaagcCGCACTTTTAAGGGTTACGAATTTTTAACTTTCAGGGCCTGTGGTTTCATTATATGATTTCGGATTcgcccaattttttttttaacaaattaattgatggtatgttaataaaagtgcataccatattataactttgtgccgacaggaaatgcaTGTAATAGGTAGAAGgagtcatctccgaccctataaagtatatatattcttgatcagcgtcaacagccgagacgatctagccatgtcagtctgtccgtctgaacacctagatctcagagactataagagatagagctataatttttttcgacaggatttgttatgtttgcacgcagatcaagttttcCGCCGCCGcatatcaaaaaaatcgaataacaagcgtaattttaaagctagagaattttggtatatacaataataactatagtagttatgaatTCTGAGAATTTGGTTGGGATCAGAAAAAGattttggaagttattaaagaaatacttttgtatgggcaaaaacgcctacttactaggggtcttagttgctttggctgacaatctggtatattgtgccgtctaagGTACTACAGTGATATACCCCATAtaccattttgaatatttttagtatttttgcagtatgtttggtatattttgagaataataccgcaaaatatattggttttatttaaaaggGGTAGCGTGT of Drosophila nasuta strain 15112-1781.00 chromosome 3, ASM2355853v1, whole genome shotgun sequence contains these proteins:
- the LOC132788596 gene encoding protein singed wings 2 isoform X2; protein product: MAMSYRRSVFINGNSFVSSLCLLLAIFGSFAVGDANADLDAGQQSLTLTTPISDTTTSTSQIIPKRVSNSCANWENEPVATDGNCTRLAQPGLIRCHGGMNNLQRLNSKHGKLLPVRQLLLCGLPQAAFNRLGELQRFPQLRSLTIEYGDFTELTFDFPEMFHLQAINISWTNLTHISSRTFKRLHTLKILDLRWNQLIQLEGPLILPHTFQQLYLAGNPWNCTRNFKWLLLQPDKGRLVADRDELICTDGKYKELQMMLVMHYKVTVRKECESHEELRNCTCLMTYMHKTYTPHYTIICSNLQFNRLPSYLPVNTSSLYINDNLISDVSPLRDNPHYREVVDMQLSNNRISNIDILEDTYWLQNFRMLNLHGNLLRKFQVYALDNALEDNPQAIRLLFSKNPWHCTYAYNVTCTYSNGDELRHAKVLSLTREDMCNVDPVDEWFMHPIDLLNCIFASLILLILGKLGYDYYFYRYHGKVPWIVLKMP
- the LOC132788596 gene encoding protein singed wings 2 isoform X1, with the protein product MAMSYRRSVFINGNSFVSSLCLLLAIFGSFAVGDANADLDAGQQSLTLTTPISDTTTSTSQIIPKRVSNSCANWENEPVATDGNCTRLAQPGLIRCHGGMNNLQRLNSKHGKLLPVRQLLLCGLPQAAFNRLGELQRFPQLRSLTIEYGDFTELTFDFPEMFHLQAINISWTNLTHISSRTFKRLHTLKILDLRWNQLIQLEGPLILPHTFQQLYLAGNPWNCTRNFKWLLLQPDKGRLVADRDELICTDGKYKELQMMLVMHYKVTVRKECESHEELRNCTCLMTYMHKTYTPHYTIICSNLQFNRLPSYLPVNTSSLYINDNLISDVSPLRDNPHYREVVDMQLSNNRISNIDILEDTYWLQNFRMLNLHGNLLRKFQVYALDNALEDNPQAIRLLFSKNPWHCTCKFGMRLRQLLTKYINIVPDAYNVTCTYSNGDELRHAKVLSLTREDMCNVDPVDEWFMHPIDLLNCIFASLILLILGKLGYDYYFYRYHGKVPWIVLKMP
- the LOC132788599 gene encoding cytoplasmic phosphatidylinositol transfer protein 1, which encodes MVLIKEYRVCMPLTVEEYKIGQLYMIARHSLEQSDEGEGVEVMENKPCEDPVHGKGQYTEKRIHLSSRLPYWIQAICPRVFYVIEKSWNYYPYTLTEYTCSFIPKLNVLIKTKYENNSGTTENCLDLSEEDIKVRTVDHVDIAFDELNGKHYKREEDPKFFKSLKTNRGPLIEGWRETDTPIMCSYKVVNASFEVWGLQTKVEDFIQRGIRDILLLGHRQAFAWIDEWHGMTLEDVRTYEKQKQAETNEKVQATADNGSTTPTKDGDA